A window from Drosophila kikkawai strain 14028-0561.14 chromosome 2L, DkikHiC1v2, whole genome shotgun sequence encodes these proteins:
- the LOC108079553 gene encoding uncharacterized protein gives MVYTERNEKCLSSSSKDKPTSKDYNRSKSGSSGSATAWSGQASNAEKWKYNNMVQDDREKFNGMHFS, from the coding sequence ATGGTCTATACCGAACGCAATGAGAAGTGCCTGAGCAGCTCGTCCAAGGACAAGCCAACTTCTAAGGACTACAACCGCTCCAAGTCCGGATCCTCTGGTTCAGCAACCGCTTGGAGTGGTCAGGCCTCTAATGCCGAGAAATGGAAGTACAACAATATGGTCCAGGATGATCGGGAAAAGTTCAATGGAATGCATTTCTCTTAG
- the LOC108079555 gene encoding uncharacterized protein has protein sequence MKTPDTKAKLLNNLSLSKHLSSKKGGSRTSNCGNCLEFSVLTRLSSVP, from the exons ATGAAGACACCGGACACCAAAGCCAAGCTGCTCAATAATTTAAG TCTCTCTAAACATCTGTCTTCTAAGAAAGGCGGCTCCCGCACTAGCAACTGCGGCAATTGTCTGGAATTCTCCGTGCTCACCCGTCTCTCCAGTGTGCCCTGA
- the LOC108079554 gene encoding uncharacterized protein produces MPKISNTDSKQKLLKQSRLGKSLSSKKGSRTGNSANNKELKVLTLLQTVP; encoded by the exons ATGCCAAAAATTAGCAACACGGATTCCAAACAGAAATTGTTGAAGCAGTCAAG ATTGGGCAAAAGTCTGTCATCGAAAAAAGGATCCCGCACGGGAAATTCGGCCAACAATAAGGAACTTAAAGTACTGACCCTGCTGCAGACTGTACCGTGA
- the LOC108079563 gene encoding dynein light chain 1, cytoplasmic — protein sequence MSDRKAVIKNADMSEEMQQDSVDCATQALEKYNIEKDIAAYIKKEFDKKYNPTWHCIVGRNFGSYVTHETRHFIYFYLGQVAILLFKSG from the coding sequence ATGTCTGATCGCAAAGCCGTAATCAAGAACGCTGACATGAGCGAGGAGATGCAGCAGGATTCCGTAGACTGCGCCACCCAGGCTCTCGAGAAGTACAACATTGAGAAGGACATTGCGGCCTACATCAAGAAGGAATTTGACAAGAAATATAATCCCACCTGGCATTGCATTGTGGGACGCAATTTTGGCTCATATGTAACCCACGAGACGCGCCATTTCATCTACTTCTACTTGGGCCAGGTGGCGATTTTGTTGTTCAAGAGCGGTTAA